From one Colletotrichum destructivum chromosome 3, complete sequence genomic stretch:
- a CDS encoding Putative cytochrome P450: MSFPGSSCLTLPAFLILISAILWQLNKVGRRPKNYPPGPPTLPLIGNLHQIPQEKRHLQFEKWAREYGPVYSLMLGTKVMIVLSSDLAIKDLVDKRGAIYSSRPEMYIGQDILSDSLRILFMPNHDVWKMARKMAHRVLNVSAARTYVPYQDLENKAMLLGFLESPGDFINHLRRYSASLTTQMTFGFRTTSIHNPDFKEAFDIFDRSSELIGSRMAGLLDLLPTLRRLPDFLLPIKKEGKEIHQREMSLFRRLFNQAKQGLRDGSAKPCVCVDLIKEQKEEGLSDELAAYLGGSLLQAGSETTSSILVGFVQAMVIFPDVAKAAQEELDRVCGNRMPDLNDVPNLPYIRACAKESLRWMPGFMLGIPHAVTQDDTYLGYHIPAGAMVILNVWAVHNDPKRHPNPRQFDPLRYIDDKQTSIDASNNPDATRRDHFVFGAGRRKCQGMHIADRSLFLAISRLLWAFDFQRAVDRETGREIVPDMDDLAEGVMMLPKPFEAKLSPRSASKAECVRREWADMERLLDEKAQWKEVPEGLIWKDEQEIE, from the exons ATGTCATTCCCAGGCAGCAGCTGTCTAACGCTCCCGGCTTTTCTCATCTTGATATCCGCCATCCTCTGGCAACTGAACAAGGTTGGCCGCAGGCCCAAAAACTATCCCCCAGGGCCGCCCACTCTGCCTCTCATCGGCAACCTGCACCAGATCCCGCAGGAGAAGCGGCATCTGCAGTTCGAGAAATGGGCGAGGGAGTATGGGCCGGTTTACTCGCTCATGCTGGGCACCAAGGTCATGATCGTGCTGAGCTCGGACTTGGCCATCAAGGACCTGGTGGACAAGCGAGGCGCCATCTACTCTTCCAGGCCTGAGATGTACATTGGCCAGGATATCTTGAGCGACAGTCTGCGGATTCTTTTCATG CCGAACCATGATGTGTGGAAAATGGCCCGGAAGATGGCTCACCGGGTCTTGAACGTATCTGCTGCGCGGACCTACGTCCCGTATCAAGACCTGGAGAACAAGGCGATGCTTCTGGGGTTCTTGGAGAGCCCTGGTGATTTTATCAATCACCTCCGTCGATACTCGGCATCCCTGACCACGCAGATGACCTTTGGCTTCCGGACCACGAGCATTCACAACCCGGACTTCAAGGAAGCATTCGAC ATTTTTGACCGAAGCTCCGAGTTGATTGGGTCACGG ATGGCCGGGCTTCTGGACCTCTTGCCAACATTGAGGCGCTTGCCTGACTTTCTTCTGCCCATCaaaaaggaagggaaagagaTTCATCAACGAGAGATGAGCCTCTTTCGACGTCTCTTCAACCAGGCCAAGCAGGGACTGCGAGACGGCTCGGCCAAG CCGTGCGTCTGCGTCGACCTCATCAAGGAGcaaaaagaagaggggctgtccgacgagctcgccgcgTACCTGGGCGGGTCGCTGCTGCAGGCCGGGTCCGAAACGACGTCCAGCATCCTGGTCGGCTTCGTCCAGGCAATGGTTATCTTCCCCGACGTGGCTAAAGCCGCGCAGGAAGAGCTGGACCGTGTCTGCGGTAACCGCATGCCGGATTTGAACGACGTCCCCAACCTCCCCTACATCCGGGCGTGCGCGAAGGAGAGCCTCCGGTGGATGCCCGGGTTCATGCTGGGCATCCCGCATGCCGTTACGCAGGATGACACGTATTTGGGCTACCACATACCCGCGGGTGCCATGGTGATCTTGAATGTCTG GGCTGTCCACAACGACCCCAAGAGACACCCGAACCCGCGGCAGTTCGATCCCCTGCGGTACATCGACGACAAGCAGACGTCCATCGACGCGTCCAACAACCCGGACGCCACCCGGCGGGACCACTTCGTCTTTGGCGCGGGCCGGCGGAAGTGCCAGGGCATGCACATCGCGGACCGGTCGCTGTTCCTGGCCATCTCGCGTCTCCTCTGGGCGTTCGATTTCCAGAGGGCCGTCGACCGGGAGACCGGCCGGGAGATCGTGCCGGACATggacgacctggccgagggcgtgaTGATGCTCCCCAAGCCGTTCGAGGCCAAGCTCTCCCCGAGAAGCGCGTCCAAGGCCGAGTGCGTGAGGCGGGAGTGGGCCGACATGGAGAGGCTTCTTGACGAGAAGGCGCAGTGGAAGGAGGTCCCTGAGGGTTTGATCTGGAAGGATGAGCAGGAAATTGAGTGA
- a CDS encoding Putative oryzine biosynthesis cluster protein J/Cupin-domain-containing oxidoreductase virC, producing MAVDELVNPASGSVRTSHPVQGLPRVVRHITGHNAEGKSIFLSTDVGDHHRDLGDKSAISNIVYSTNQVPVELNGDVDVKYARENEVSFCLPSPTSKASLSSTTIPPNHPPEQPGITVKGGSVCRMIDFGPGAVSPMHRVNSIDYAIVLEGVFKMILDSGEERIMQRGDIAIQRATAHRWINVTGNGLLAARMLFVLLDVNDVHVAGDKVEGYLGELGKDYAGLPGHEKAENDKVEVQISEKQPVVPVAVEVNGTSGDYYDSEF from the coding sequence atggccgtcgacgagcttgtcAACCCGGCCTCCGGCTCCGTCCGCACATCACACCCCGTCCAAGGGCTCCCCCGCGTCGTGCGCCACATCACCGGCCACAACGCCGAGGGCAAGTCCATCTTCCTGTCCACCGACGTGGGCGACCACCACCGCGACCTGGGCGACAAgtcggccatctccaacatTGTCTACTCGACCAACCAGGTCCCCGTGGAGCTCAACGGCGATGTGGACGTCAAGTACGCCCGCGAAAACGAAGTAAGTTTTTGTTTGCCCTCTCCAACGAGCAAAGCATCTTTGTCAAGCACCACCATCCCTCCTAACCATCCCCCCGAACAGCCCGGCATCACCGTCAAGGGCGGCTCCGTCTGCCGCATGATCGACttcggccccggcgccgtctcgcCCATGCACCGCGTCAACAGCATCGACTACGCCATCGTGCTCGAGGGCGTCTTCAAGATGATTCTCGACTCGGGCGAGGAGCGCATCATGCAGCGCGGCGACATCGCGATCCAGCGCGCCACCGCCCACCGCTGGATCAACGTCACCGGCAACGGCCTGCTGGCCGCCCGCATGCTCTTCGTCCTGCTCGATGTCAACGACgtccacgtcgccggcgacaaggtcgagggctacctcggcgagctgggcaAGGACTACGCCGGGCTCCCCGGCcacgagaaggccgagaacgacaaggtcgaggtCCAGATCTCTGAGAAGCAGCCCGTCGTGCCTGTGGCCGTTGAGGTGAATGGGACTTCTGGTGATTACTACGATAGCGAATTCTAG
- a CDS encoding uncharacterized protein (Putative aromatic prenyltransferase DMATS-type, fungi) — protein sequence MAIPADVESPLRQVNQEIPSAAQNDATFWWNALSQPMATLFQTNNYTEEQQLYYLRWFRQWIMPALGPQPNPADGKPHYGAWLTHDGSRLEYSLNWKEKKHEQTIRFTIEPASREAGTPADPLNQKAAKKLLTDMAKALDGVDLTRFDIFHDETRVPDDAADEIIAKNPPGAPLTGTWVAFDLERGAIVAKAYFLPHLKAIWSGIPTKTIVFDAIRRCNGPLGSYDAPIAALDAYLESFPAADAPQVVLLANDCVVDSPASRSKVYVHPSVPGSLAAAKDMFNLGGRLTGPATAKGLEAISDLWCLLFGLDRADPASEEKVVLPDGRKFLCVYEMRPTQEGQESQAGPDIEVKLHIPGWRLDKTDEEVNGLLEKWFSDHGHDDLAARYRADLASTFPKHNLGADSGTHTWISLTWTEKTGLYMTMYYTPKLPEFYFGGN from the exons ATGGCCATCCCTGCCGACGTGGAGTCGCCTCTGCGTCAGGTCAACCAGGAGATCCCATCCGCCGCCCAAAACGATGCCACCTTCTGGTGGAACGCCTTGTCCCAGCCGATGGCCACGCTCTTCCAGACCAACAACTACACCGAAGAACAACAATTGTACTACCTCCGCTGGTTCCGGCAGTGGATCATGCCGGCCCTAGGCCCCCAGCCCAACccggccgacggcaagcCTCACTACGGCGCCTGGCTCACCCACGACGGCTCGCGCCTCGAGTACAGCCTCAActggaaggaaaagaagcacGAGCAGACGATCCGCTTTACCATCGAGCCGGCCTCGCGCGAGGCCGGCACGCCCGCCGACCCCCTGAACCAGaaggcggccaagaagctcctcacggacatggccaaggcgctcgacggcgtcgacctcacGCGCTTCGACATCTTCCACGACGAGACCCGCgtgcccgacgacgccgccgacgagattATCGCCAAGAACCCGCCCGGCGCGCCCCTGACCGGCACCTGGGTcgccttcgacctcgagcgcggcgccatcgtcgccaaggcctACTTCCTGCCGCACCTCAAGGCCATCTGGAGCGGCATCCCCACAAAGACAATCGTCTTCGACGCCATCCGCCGGTGCAACGGGCCCCTCGGCTCCTATGACGcgcccatcgccgccctcgacgcctaCCTCGAGTccttccccgccgccgacgcgccCCAGGTTGTGCTGTTGGCCAACGACTGTGTTGTCGACTCCCCGGCATCCCGGTCCAAGGTATACGTCCACCCGTCCGTCCCgggctccctcgccgccgccaaggacatgttcaacctcggcggccggctCACCGgccccgccaccgccaagGGTCTGGAGGCCATCAGCGACCTCTGGTgtctcctcttcggcctggACCGCGCGGACCCCGCGTCGGAGGAGAAGGTTGTCCTGCCCGACGGCCGCAAGTTCCTCTGCGTCTACGAGATGAGGCCGACgcaggagggccaggagAGCCAGGCCGGGCCCGACATCGAGGTGAAGCTGCACATCCCGGGATGGCGTCTCgacaagacggacgaggaagtcAACGGGCTGCTCGAGAAGTGGTTCTCCGACCACGGCCACGATGACCTCGCCGCGAGGTACCGGGCCGACTTGGCCTCCACGTT CCCCAAGCACAACCTCGGAGCGGACAGTGGAACTCACACCTGGATCTCGCTCACGTGGACGGAGAAGACCGGTCTGTACATGACCATGTACTACACCCCGAAGCTTCCCGAGTTCTACTTTGGCGGCAACTAG
- a CDS encoding uncharacterized protein (Putative zn(2)Cys(6) fungal-type DNA-binding domain, transcription factor domain, fungi) has protein sequence MSTVFESGFAVGQVVDEGVNDTFKSGQRLRQQPGNACEECRRKRIRCDRGTPQCVACANAGVKCVVRSTCAPRGPKKGHLRTLQKQIEELQNRFKEQREEQAAAADQHHGELPSEKAPNSEKDGEDVGSDCYPSIDFTPIGSAADIMGQFGDMPCWSPDEIGMENLLPNFMFSGFLVDSQQADGPAQGPSQILQEIGVHPNSMACADLDQLYFDRVHPFAPILQESRYSSWSKRPDKTKPQICLQYAMWTLAASLSTQFQLERRSLYNEARQLLVALEAENQANHINPSCVSIEQVQAWILLVIYELTNTDCNYQRGILSAGRAFRLVQMMRLYEVDGPGFEHSGQWHDQSDWVNIESMRRTFWLAYTVDRFTSAIDGLPLAFNERQILTRLPAPEVNFLSGRPATMCFLSDVMNGLDEDRTPDNVYPFTKSIVIATICGRALEHKYFLPHADRNQDVTYDYRHHFQSSQSLNALLTQHIKLLSKHVSLASERPDPVLIFVALIAHMVVFVLSETMESTPQFSESQSQSQVQGQQQQQQQQQQQQQQQQQGAQEADALVLEHKRRSLELVHKLNALTATLAQLNHFRTHPLTPIPLLLSARFCLARTGLDDTYGTFLPLVTSALQRLKKSNGLAQMCLQRLGLEREVAGLLQ, from the exons ATGTCTACCGTTTTTGAAAGTGGGTTTgccgtcggccaggtcgTGGATGAGGGCGTCAACGACACGTTCAAGTCGGGTCAGCGGCTACGGCAACAACCAGGCAATGCG TGTGAAGAATGTCGCCGGAAACGGATCCGCTGCGATAGAGGAACGCCGCAATGCGTGGCCTGCGCCAACGCCGGTGTCAAGTGTGTCGTGAGGAGCACCTGCGCCCCTCGAGGGCCCAAGAAGGGTCACCTCAGGACACTCCAGAAGCAAATAG AGGAGTTGCAAAACCGCTTCAAGGAACAGAGGGAAGAGCAGGCCGCGGCTGCGGACCAGCATCACGGCGAGCTGCCGTCGGAGAAGGCGCCCAACTCAGAAaaggacggcgaagacgtaGGCAGCGATTGTTATCCCAGCATCGACTTCACCCCCAtcggctccgccgccgacataATGGGCCAGTTCGGCGACATGCCCTGCTGGTCGCCCGATGAGATCGGCATGGAGAACCTGCTACCCAACTTCATGTTCTCGGGATTCCTCGTCGACAgccagcaggccgacggccCGGCCCAGGGCCCATCACAGATCCTACAAGAGATTGGTGTCCATCCCAATTCCATGGCCTGTGCCGATCT CGACCAGCTCTACTTCGACCGGGTTCACCCCTTTGCACCCATCCTGCAGGAGTCTCGCTATTCGTCCTGGTCTAAACGACCAGACAAGACCAAGCCCCAGATATGCCTGCAGTACGCCATGTGGACGCTGGCCGCCTCGCTCTCGACGCAGTTCCAGTTGGAACGACGCAGCCTCTACAACGAGGCCCGCCAgctgctcgtcgccctcgaagCCGAGAACCAGGCCAACCACATCAACCCGAGCTGCGTGTCCATCGAACAGGTCCAGGCCTGGATCCTGCTGGTCATCTACGAGCTGACCAACACCGACTGCAACTACCAGCGCGGTATTCTGTCCGCCGGGAGAGCGTTCCGCCTCGTGCAGATGATGAGGCTCTACGAAGTCGACGGGCCTGGTTTCGAACACTCCGGCCAATGGCACGACCAGAGTGACTGGGTCAACATCGAGTCTATGCGGCGTACCTTCTGGCTCGCATATACGGTCGACCGATTCACCAGCGCCATTGACGGGTTGCCGCTGGCTTTCAACGAGAGACAG ATCCTCACCCGTCTGCCAGCGCCAGAGGTCAACTTCCTCAGCGGACGGCCCGCCACCATGTGCTTCCTCTCGGACGTCATGAACGGACTCGACGAGGACCGGACGCCGGACAACGTGTATCCCTTCACCAagtccatcgtcatcgccaccatCTGCGGCCGCGCCCTGGAGCACAAGTACTTCCTCCCGCACGCCGACCGCAACCAGGACGTCACCTATGACTACCGCCACCACTTCCAGTCGAGCCAGTCGCTGAACGCGCTGCTGACGCAGCACATCAAGCTGCTCTCCAAGCACGTCTCGCTCGCGTCCGAGAGGCCGGACCCCGTgctcatcttcgtcgccctcatcgcccaCATGGTCGTCTTCGTGCTCTCCGAGACGATGGAGTCGACGCCGCAGTTCTCCGagtcgcagtcgcagtctCAGGTGCAgggacaacaacagcagcagcagcagcagcagcagcaacagcaacagcaacagcagggAGCGCAGGAGGCAGACGCCTTGGTTCTGGAACATAAGCGGCGCTCGCTCGAGTTGGTGCATAAGCTGAACGCGCTGACGGCCACGCTCGCCCAGCTCAATCACTTCAGG ACGCATCCTCTCACGCCCATCCCGCTCCTGTTGAGTGCCAGGTTCTGTCTGGCTCGGACCGGGCTGGATGACACCTACGGCACTTTTCTCCCCCTCGTCACCTCAGCGTTACAACGGCTCAAGAAGTCCAACGGGCTGGCGCAGATGTGTTTGCAGCGGTTAGGACTGGAACGTGAGGTGGCGGGTCTCCTTCAGTAA
- a CDS encoding Putative rmlC-like cupin domain superfamily, rmlC-like jelly roll protein → MTRAWQLWLSPRPRKRTNISTQSSFVTAGDAARFDILTEDDGRWGLRETHFINNPLVKAGKSGPPLHIHLLQDEYFKVEQGVLGAITDGKEHAITKDDGVLCIRAGTRHRFWSHESATESLVFHGWAHPQDRDHILDENFLRNLQGYMADCHREGLKPSVFQLVLFSYEASTLATPPFWVPIRLLTAVNHVLAYWIAAGLLGYKAAYPEYTVRPRSD, encoded by the exons ATGACGAGGGCATGGCAACTCTGGCTCTCGCCGCGCCCCCGGAAGCGCACCAACATCTCTACCCAGTCCTCCTTTGTCACGGCGGGAGACGCAGCGCGGTTCGACATTCTCACCGAAGATGATGGCCGCTGGGGCCTCAGAGAGACACACTTCATCAACAACCCGCTTGTTAAGGCTGGCAAGTCCGGTCCGCCGCT ACACATCCATTTGTTGCAGGATGAGTACTTCAAGGTCGAGCAGGGTGTCCTCGGAGCCATCACGGACGGCAAAGAGCATGCCATCACTAaagacgacggcgtcctctGCATCCGTGCCGGCACCAG GCATCGGTTCTGGTCTCACGAGAGCGCCACCGAGTCGCTCGTCTTCCACGGCTGGGCGCACCCCCAGGACAGGGACcacatcctcgacgagaacTTTTTACGCAACCTCCAGGGCTACATGGCCGACTGCCACCGGGAGGGCCTGAAGCCGTCCGTCTTCCAGCTCGTGCTGTTCTCCTACGAGGCCTCGACGCTTgcgacgccgcccttctGGGTGCCCATCAGGCTCCTCACCGCGGTGAACCACGTCCTGGCGTACTGGATTGCGGCAGGCCTGTTAGG TTACAAGGCGGCGTATCCTGAATACACCGTTCGACCGAGAAGCGACTAG